Proteins from one Setaria italica strain Yugu1 chromosome V, Setaria_italica_v2.0, whole genome shotgun sequence genomic window:
- the LOC101764627 gene encoding uncharacterized protein LOC101764627 has protein sequence MDSYPGSLRRYWMMEEEYDDTHFLVDDDETEAATYNHLVQAESSRTRIRFDAPRKVIRTRDLPSGHKRIKADYFAPNPVYNDKQFRRRFRMCQHLFKHIKEAVKNQHNYFKKKYDATGKEGLSALQKCVTTMHILA, from the exons ATGGATAGCTACCCAGGCTCCTTGCGAAGGTACTGGATGATGGAGGAGGAATACGATGACACTCATTTCTtagttgatgatgatgaaacgGAGGCCGCAACATACAACCACCTAGTGCAAGCAGAGAGCTCTCGCACGCGCATTCGATTTGATGCGCCACGAAAGGTCATTCGAACGAGGGACCTTCCTTCTGGTCACAAGAGGATCAAAGCTGACTACTTTGCTCCAAACCCTGTTTACAATGATAAGCAGTTCCGTAGAAG GTTCCGGATGTGTCAGCATTTATTCAAGCACATTAAAGAGGCTGTTAAAAATCAACATAACTACTTCAAAAAGAAGTATGATGCCACCGGCAAGGAAGGACTATCAGCTCTTCAGAAGTGCGTCACCACTATGCACATTCTCGCTTAG